The Polyodon spathula isolate WHYD16114869_AA chromosome 23, ASM1765450v1, whole genome shotgun sequence genome has a window encoding:
- the LOC121298495 gene encoding band 4.1-like protein 3 isoform X3 encodes MTTETSMEVEVKKVAEEPPQQQGAAVNMQDGNRPKEGHDGKLPEDRDLRDGDDVSEKTTPSKIPKSPQKSSKRLKTIPFKVTLLDTSEYEGEIEKHSRGQALLDMVCEHLNLLEKDYFGLTFCDMDSQKNWLDPSKEIKKQMRTASWHFAFAVKFYPPDPSQLIEDITRYYLCLQLRDDILSGRLPCSFVTHALLGSYAVQAELGDFDPEEHGADYASNFRFAPNQTRELEERVIELHRTYRGMMPAEAEISFLENAKKLSMYGVDLHHAKDSEGIDIMLGVCANGLLIYRDRLRINRFAWPKILKISYKRSNFYIKIRPGEYEQFESTIGFKLPNHRAAKRLWKVCIEHHTFFRLVSPEPPPKGFLVTGSKFRYSGRTQTQTRQASALIDRPAPTFERSASKRYLLSRSLDGEFSRPASVLGENREGVAQRSASERQRRRSGDEQDEESSYSATSPTKIKEFKKEDMEDELPADNKQEFPDKTEDVLMKHQASINELKRALKEPNSKLVHREKRLSATSQKYRGSTGTTPEKKPSSGEEGREEPVATAVEGFTQKTVVSSPEGSEEWVFIEKHISSQELLAVALKDKKEKSSAQDQEQAVDSLDRTEEESLAAVSSQEEAVQKLGGAQEGKDMMEDQDAAEETVVQEALDEKAVTGKEAPSAQEYGAESSKPQNLEKKLDDTVTVCQEGTQAQESLGESVKEKSQGVSEIEAESWVLETQDERQTDSVRVQKELRPQSLNLGKPADLFYETEHPDTGEENKDLESDEETPPDKIHSEGNESEEYRSDFQETMTVSSEPYLQMEEVERPKSPSSLEKQTSLLQDATEVQSKPKSEPPDSRPSLKQEETSPNKVKGNELASFLNEEEAKVGVGDSGKCETEEDEKNTVTEEKYMSLIKTCSVLSVIELSKDTEKTVFPDGEEIQKVEDKMIEEKISHQADNGAEEQMDLEPKRPETIKLTVHAVAEEETSEKDFPLNDKSEKPEPLNKEKAEDSFTEEQSSEAEKKALKSHEGSKEKSPGNDEGQTTIRDQVEEGTIILFPETDIRCEADGEEAKEDRSSKLTEPGAKESKKVGDVEYKKGYSELKPDEDNSQNTALGNKSQGSGTECNQDRSGKNDSNLCESKSNELIQDSRKLDEETSGFHIPDPSLVAVATLTTQESKQKASDQHSHGKPEEHAGKSTHGTEEMEKGETGETVDAGKGLAESEQKNEQADKKAQDTQCSDTKTETACTDMPEVPAKPIKRQGPAVPPRPSRTVPKDPGPEVAKKKHVVNLLSIHFHAYHPMIQHIH; translated from the exons AAGCACAGCCGAGGACAGGCTCTCCTCGACATGGTGTGTGAGCACCTCAACCTTTTGGAGAAGGATTACTTCGGGTTGACGTTCTGCGATATGGACAGTCAGAAG AACTGGCTGGACCCTTCAAAGGAGATCAAGAAACAGATGCGCA CTGCCTCGTGGCATTTTGCCTTTGCGGTCAAGTTCTATCCACCAGACCCATCCCAGCTAATCGAGGACATCACCAG GTATTACTTGTGCCTGCAGCTCCGGGATGATATCTTGTCGGGCCGGCTGCCCTGCTCCTTTGTCACGCATGCTCTGCTGGGCTCATACGCCGTGCAGGCCGAGCTCGGAGACTTCGACCCGGAGGAGCACGGTGCAGACTACGCCAGCAACTTCCGCTTCGCCCCGAACCAGACCCGCGAACTGGAGGAGAGAGTGATCGAGCTGCACCGCACCTACAG ggggaTGATGCCTGCAGAGGCTGAAATCAGCTTTCTTGAAAATGCCAAGAAGCTCTCGATGTATGGAGTTGACCTGCACCATGCCAAG GACTCGGAAGGGATTGACATCATGCTGGGGGTCTGTGCCAATGGGCTGCTCATCTATAGGGACCGGCTGCGAATCAATCGTTTTGCCTGGCCCAAGATCCTCAAGATCTCCTACAAGAGAAGCAACTTCTACATCAAGATCCGGCCCGGAGAG TATGAGCAGTTTGAGAGCACCATTGGCTTCAAGCTGCCAAACCACCGGGCTGCCAAGCGTCTCTGGAAGGTCTGCATCGAGCACCACACCTTCTTTAG GCTGGTGTCCCCCGAGCCACCTCCCAAAGGATTCCTGGTAACGGGTTCCAAGTTCCGATACAGCGGGCGGACACAGACCCAAACGCGGCAGGCCAGCGCACTCATCGACAGGCCGGCCCCTACATTCGAGAGGTCAGCCAGCAAGAGGTACCTGCTGTCCCGCAGCCTGGATGGAG AGTTCTCCCGCCCAGCCTCCGTCCTCGGAGAGAACCGTGAGGGAGTGGCGCAACGCAGCGCCAGTGAGAGGCAGCGGAGACGATCGGGAGATGAGCAGGATGAGGAGAGTTCCTACAGTGCCACCTCGCCCACCAAGATCAAGGAGTTCAAG AAGGAGGATATGGAGGACGAGTTACCAGCCGACAATAAGCAGGAG TTCCCGGACAAGACAGAGGATGTGTTGATGAAGCACCAGGCCAGCATCAATGAGCTGAAGAGAGCCTTGAAGGAACCCAACAGCAAGCTGGTCCACCGGGAAAAACGGCTTTCCGCCACCTCCCAGAAATACAGGGGCTCAACCGGGACCACGCCAGAGAAGAAGCCT TCGTCGGGagaagaggggagggaggagcCTGTGGCCACTGCTGTAGAAGGCTTCACCCAGAAGACTGTGGTATCTTCACCCGAG GGCTCTGAGGAGTGGGTATTTATTGAAAAGCATATCTCCAGCCAAGAGCTGCTGGCTGTTGCATTGAAAGATAAGAAGGAAAAGTCTTCTGCTCAGGATCAGGAGCAAGCTGTAGACTCCCTAGACAGAACAGAGGAGGAAAGCCTTGCTGCGGTAAGCTCACAGGAGGAGGCTGTTCAAAAATTAGGAGGAGCTCAAGAGGGCAAGGATATGATGGAGGACCAGGATGCTGCAGAAGAGACAGTGGTTCAGGAAGCTTTGGATGAGAAAGCAGTGACTGGCAAAGAAGCCCCCTCAGCACAAGAATATGGAGCAGAATCTTCCAAACCACAGAATCTTGAAAAAAAACTGGATGACACTGTAACTGTCTGTCAAGAGGGAACTCAAGCCCAAGAATCTTTGGGTGAATCTGTAAAAGAGAAATCACAAGGTGTTTCTGAAATAGAGGCTGAATCCTGGGTCTTGGAAACCCAAGATGAACGACAGACCGACTCTGTTAGAGTCCAGAAGGAGCTGAGACCACAAAGCCTCAACCTTGGGAAGCCTGCAGACCTGTTTTATGAGACAGAACATCCAGACACTGGAGAGGAAAATAAGGATTTGGAGAGCGATGAAGAAACACCACCAGATAAAATACACAGTGAAGGAAATGAATCTGAAGAATATAGGTCAGATTTTCAGGAGACGATGACTGTTTCATCAGAACCCTATTTGCAAATGGAAGAAGTAGAGAGACCAAAGTCACCTTCTTCCCTAGAAAAGCAGACTTCCTTACTCCAAGATGCAACCGAGGTGCAATCAAAACCAAAATCAGAACCTCCAGATTCTAGGCCATCCTTAAAGCAAGAAGAGACAAGCCCTAATAAAGTTAAAGGGAATGAACTAGCTTCCTTTCTGAATGAGGAGGAAGCAAAAGTAGGAGTTGGTGACAGTGGAAAATGTGAAACTGAGGAAGATGAGAAAAATACCGTGACAGAGGAAAAATACATGtctttaattaaaacatgctCAGTTCTGAGTGTGATAGAACTCTCCAAAGACACAGAGAAAACAGTTTTTCCAGATGGGGAGGAAATCCAGAAAGTAGAGGACAAAATGATAGAAGAGAAGATTAGTCACCAAGCAGACAATGGAGCAGAGGAACAAATGGATCTTGAGCCAAAGCGACCAGAAACAATTAAACTGACTGTGCATGCAGTAGCTGAGGAAGAAACATCCGAGAAAGACTTTCCTTTAAACGATAAATCTGAGAAGCCAGAGCCtctaaacaaagaaaaagcagAAGACTCCTTCACAGAGGAACAATCTTCTGAAGCTGAAAAGAAAGCACTCAAAAGTCATGAGGGTTCTAAAGAAAAATCTCCTGGAAATGATGAGGGACAGACTACCATTAGAGACCAGGTAGAAGAGGGCACAATCATCCTATTTCCGGAGACAGACATAAGGTGTGAAGCTGATGGCGAGGAGGCAAAGGAAGACAGGTCTTCCAAACTCACAGAACCAGGAGCAAAAGAATCCAAAAAAGTAGGAGATGTTGAATATAAGAAAGGATACTCGGAATTAAAACCAGATGAGGACAATAGTCAGAATACTGCTCTGGGAAATAAGAGCCAGGGATCAGGTACAGAATGCAATCAGGACCGTTCTGGGAAGAACGATTCGAATTTGTGTGAAAGCAAATCAAACGAGTTGATACAAGATAGCAGGAAGCTAGACGAGGAGACATCTGGTTTTCACATACCTGACCCAAGTCTAGTTGCTGTTGCCACCCTAACCACTCAGGAAAGCAAACAGAAGGCTAGCGACCAACATAGTCATGGCAAACCTGAGGAACATGCCGGCAAGTCAACCCATGGGACAGAAGAAATGGAGAAAGGGGAGACTGGAGAGACCGTGGATGCTGGGAAGGGTCTTGCAGAGTctgaacaaaaaaatgaacaggCTGACAAAAAAGCACAGGACACCCAGTGCTCAGACACCAAGACCGAGACAGCCTGTACAGATATGCCAGAGGTTCCGGCAAAACCAATAAAGCGCCAGGGGCCTGCTGTGCCCCCCAGACCCAGCCGAACTGTCCCCAAGGACCCTGGCCCAGAAGTGGCAAAGAAAAAACATGTGGTAAATCTGCTTAGCATCCACTTCCATGCGTACCATCCGATGATACAGCATAtccattaa
- the LOC121298495 gene encoding band 4.1-like protein 3 isoform X1 — MTTETSMEVEVKKVAEEPPQQQGAAVNMQDGNRPKEGHDGKLPEDRDLRDGDDVSEKTTPSKIPKSPQKSSKRLKTIPFKVTLLDTSEYEGEIEKHSRGQALLDMVCEHLNLLEKDYFGLTFCDMDSQKNWLDPSKEIKKQMRTASWHFAFAVKFYPPDPSQLIEDITRYYLCLQLRDDILSGRLPCSFVTHALLGSYAVQAELGDFDPEEHGADYASNFRFAPNQTRELEERVIELHRTYRGMMPAEAEISFLENAKKLSMYGVDLHHAKDSEGIDIMLGVCANGLLIYRDRLRINRFAWPKILKISYKRSNFYIKIRPGEYEQFESTIGFKLPNHRAAKRLWKVCIEHHTFFRLVSPEPPPKGFLVTGSKFRYSGRTQTQTRQASALIDRPAPTFERSASKRYLLSRSLDGEFSRPASVLGENREGVAQRSASERQRRRSGDEQDEESSYSATSPTKIKEFKKEDMEDELPADNKQESDQESTPQHKQEFPDKTEDVLMKHQASINELKRALKEPNSKLVHREKRLSATSQKYRGSTGTTPEKKPSSGEEGREEPVATAVEGFTQKTVVSSPEGSEEWVFIEKHISSQELLAVALKDKKEKSSAQDQEQAVDSLDRTEEESLAAVSSQEEAVQKLGGAQEGKDMMEDQDAAEETVVQEALDEKAVTGKEAPSAQEYGAESSKPQNLEKKLDDTVTVCQEGTQAQESLGESVKEKSQGVSEIEAESWVLETQDERQTDSVRVQKELRPQSLNLGKPADLFYETEHPDTGEENKDLESDEETPPDKIHSEGNESEEYRSDFQETMTVSSEPYLQMEEVERPKSPSSLEKQTSLLQDATEVQSKPKSEPPDSRPSLKQEETSPNKVKGNELASFLNEEEAKVGVGDSGKCETEEDEKNTVTEEKYMSLIKTCSVLSVIELSKDTEKTVFPDGEEIQKVEDKMIEEKISHQADNGAEEQMDLEPKRPETIKLTVHAVAEEETSEKDFPLNDKSEKPEPLNKEKAEDSFTEEQSSEAEKKALKSHEGSKEKSPGNDEGQTTIRDQVEEGTIILFPETDIRCEADGEEAKEDRSSKLTEPGAKESKKVGDVEYKKGYSELKPDEDNSQNTALGNKSQGSGTECNQDRSGKNDSNLCESKSNELIQDSRKLDEETSGFHIPDPSLVAVATLTTQESKQKASDQHSHGKPEEHAGKSTHGTEEMEKGETGETVDAGKGLAESEQKNEQADKKAQDTQCSDTKTETACTDMPEVPAKPIKRQGPAVPPRPSRTVPKDPGPEVAKKKHVVNLLSIHFHAYHPMIQHIH, encoded by the exons AAGCACAGCCGAGGACAGGCTCTCCTCGACATGGTGTGTGAGCACCTCAACCTTTTGGAGAAGGATTACTTCGGGTTGACGTTCTGCGATATGGACAGTCAGAAG AACTGGCTGGACCCTTCAAAGGAGATCAAGAAACAGATGCGCA CTGCCTCGTGGCATTTTGCCTTTGCGGTCAAGTTCTATCCACCAGACCCATCCCAGCTAATCGAGGACATCACCAG GTATTACTTGTGCCTGCAGCTCCGGGATGATATCTTGTCGGGCCGGCTGCCCTGCTCCTTTGTCACGCATGCTCTGCTGGGCTCATACGCCGTGCAGGCCGAGCTCGGAGACTTCGACCCGGAGGAGCACGGTGCAGACTACGCCAGCAACTTCCGCTTCGCCCCGAACCAGACCCGCGAACTGGAGGAGAGAGTGATCGAGCTGCACCGCACCTACAG ggggaTGATGCCTGCAGAGGCTGAAATCAGCTTTCTTGAAAATGCCAAGAAGCTCTCGATGTATGGAGTTGACCTGCACCATGCCAAG GACTCGGAAGGGATTGACATCATGCTGGGGGTCTGTGCCAATGGGCTGCTCATCTATAGGGACCGGCTGCGAATCAATCGTTTTGCCTGGCCCAAGATCCTCAAGATCTCCTACAAGAGAAGCAACTTCTACATCAAGATCCGGCCCGGAGAG TATGAGCAGTTTGAGAGCACCATTGGCTTCAAGCTGCCAAACCACCGGGCTGCCAAGCGTCTCTGGAAGGTCTGCATCGAGCACCACACCTTCTTTAG GCTGGTGTCCCCCGAGCCACCTCCCAAAGGATTCCTGGTAACGGGTTCCAAGTTCCGATACAGCGGGCGGACACAGACCCAAACGCGGCAGGCCAGCGCACTCATCGACAGGCCGGCCCCTACATTCGAGAGGTCAGCCAGCAAGAGGTACCTGCTGTCCCGCAGCCTGGATGGAG AGTTCTCCCGCCCAGCCTCCGTCCTCGGAGAGAACCGTGAGGGAGTGGCGCAACGCAGCGCCAGTGAGAGGCAGCGGAGACGATCGGGAGATGAGCAGGATGAGGAGAGTTCCTACAGTGCCACCTCGCCCACCAAGATCAAGGAGTTCAAG AAGGAGGATATGGAGGACGAGTTACCAGCCGACAATAAGCAGGAG TCGGATCAGGAGTCCACCCCCCAACACAAACAGGAG TTCCCGGACAAGACAGAGGATGTGTTGATGAAGCACCAGGCCAGCATCAATGAGCTGAAGAGAGCCTTGAAGGAACCCAACAGCAAGCTGGTCCACCGGGAAAAACGGCTTTCCGCCACCTCCCAGAAATACAGGGGCTCAACCGGGACCACGCCAGAGAAGAAGCCT TCGTCGGGagaagaggggagggaggagcCTGTGGCCACTGCTGTAGAAGGCTTCACCCAGAAGACTGTGGTATCTTCACCCGAG GGCTCTGAGGAGTGGGTATTTATTGAAAAGCATATCTCCAGCCAAGAGCTGCTGGCTGTTGCATTGAAAGATAAGAAGGAAAAGTCTTCTGCTCAGGATCAGGAGCAAGCTGTAGACTCCCTAGACAGAACAGAGGAGGAAAGCCTTGCTGCGGTAAGCTCACAGGAGGAGGCTGTTCAAAAATTAGGAGGAGCTCAAGAGGGCAAGGATATGATGGAGGACCAGGATGCTGCAGAAGAGACAGTGGTTCAGGAAGCTTTGGATGAGAAAGCAGTGACTGGCAAAGAAGCCCCCTCAGCACAAGAATATGGAGCAGAATCTTCCAAACCACAGAATCTTGAAAAAAAACTGGATGACACTGTAACTGTCTGTCAAGAGGGAACTCAAGCCCAAGAATCTTTGGGTGAATCTGTAAAAGAGAAATCACAAGGTGTTTCTGAAATAGAGGCTGAATCCTGGGTCTTGGAAACCCAAGATGAACGACAGACCGACTCTGTTAGAGTCCAGAAGGAGCTGAGACCACAAAGCCTCAACCTTGGGAAGCCTGCAGACCTGTTTTATGAGACAGAACATCCAGACACTGGAGAGGAAAATAAGGATTTGGAGAGCGATGAAGAAACACCACCAGATAAAATACACAGTGAAGGAAATGAATCTGAAGAATATAGGTCAGATTTTCAGGAGACGATGACTGTTTCATCAGAACCCTATTTGCAAATGGAAGAAGTAGAGAGACCAAAGTCACCTTCTTCCCTAGAAAAGCAGACTTCCTTACTCCAAGATGCAACCGAGGTGCAATCAAAACCAAAATCAGAACCTCCAGATTCTAGGCCATCCTTAAAGCAAGAAGAGACAAGCCCTAATAAAGTTAAAGGGAATGAACTAGCTTCCTTTCTGAATGAGGAGGAAGCAAAAGTAGGAGTTGGTGACAGTGGAAAATGTGAAACTGAGGAAGATGAGAAAAATACCGTGACAGAGGAAAAATACATGtctttaattaaaacatgctCAGTTCTGAGTGTGATAGAACTCTCCAAAGACACAGAGAAAACAGTTTTTCCAGATGGGGAGGAAATCCAGAAAGTAGAGGACAAAATGATAGAAGAGAAGATTAGTCACCAAGCAGACAATGGAGCAGAGGAACAAATGGATCTTGAGCCAAAGCGACCAGAAACAATTAAACTGACTGTGCATGCAGTAGCTGAGGAAGAAACATCCGAGAAAGACTTTCCTTTAAACGATAAATCTGAGAAGCCAGAGCCtctaaacaaagaaaaagcagAAGACTCCTTCACAGAGGAACAATCTTCTGAAGCTGAAAAGAAAGCACTCAAAAGTCATGAGGGTTCTAAAGAAAAATCTCCTGGAAATGATGAGGGACAGACTACCATTAGAGACCAGGTAGAAGAGGGCACAATCATCCTATTTCCGGAGACAGACATAAGGTGTGAAGCTGATGGCGAGGAGGCAAAGGAAGACAGGTCTTCCAAACTCACAGAACCAGGAGCAAAAGAATCCAAAAAAGTAGGAGATGTTGAATATAAGAAAGGATACTCGGAATTAAAACCAGATGAGGACAATAGTCAGAATACTGCTCTGGGAAATAAGAGCCAGGGATCAGGTACAGAATGCAATCAGGACCGTTCTGGGAAGAACGATTCGAATTTGTGTGAAAGCAAATCAAACGAGTTGATACAAGATAGCAGGAAGCTAGACGAGGAGACATCTGGTTTTCACATACCTGACCCAAGTCTAGTTGCTGTTGCCACCCTAACCACTCAGGAAAGCAAACAGAAGGCTAGCGACCAACATAGTCATGGCAAACCTGAGGAACATGCCGGCAAGTCAACCCATGGGACAGAAGAAATGGAGAAAGGGGAGACTGGAGAGACCGTGGATGCTGGGAAGGGTCTTGCAGAGTctgaacaaaaaaatgaacaggCTGACAAAAAAGCACAGGACACCCAGTGCTCAGACACCAAGACCGAGACAGCCTGTACAGATATGCCAGAGGTTCCGGCAAAACCAATAAAGCGCCAGGGGCCTGCTGTGCCCCCCAGACCCAGCCGAACTGTCCCCAAGGACCCTGGCCCAGAAGTGGCAAAGAAAAAACATGTGGTAAATCTGCTTAGCATCCACTTCCATGCGTACCATCCGATGATACAGCATAtccattaa
- the LOC121298495 gene encoding band 4.1-like protein 3 isoform X4: protein MTTETSMEVEVKKVAEEPPQQQGAAVNMQDGNRPKEGHDGKLPEDRDLRDGDDVSEKTTPSKIPKSPQKSSKRLKTIPFKVTLLDTSEYEGEIEKHSRGQALLDMVCEHLNLLEKDYFGLTFCDMDSQKNWLDPSKEIKKQMRTASWHFAFAVKFYPPDPSQLIEDITRYYLCLQLRDDILSGRLPCSFVTHALLGSYAVQAELGDFDPEEHGADYASNFRFAPNQTRELEERVIELHRTYRGMMPAEAEISFLENAKKLSMYGVDLHHAKDSEGIDIMLGVCANGLLIYRDRLRINRFAWPKILKISYKRSNFYIKIRPGEYEQFESTIGFKLPNHRAAKRLWKVCIEHHTFFRLVSPEPPPKGFLVTGSKFRYSGRTQTQTRQASALIDRPAPTFERSASKRYLLSRSLDGEFSRPASVLGENREGVAQRSASERQRRRSGDEQDEESSYSATSPTKIKEFKFPDKTEDVLMKHQASINELKRALKEPNSKLVHREKRLSATSQKYRGSTGTTPEKKPSSGEEGREEPVATAVEGFTQKTVVSSPEGSEEWVFIEKHISSQELLAVALKDKKEKSSAQDQEQAVDSLDRTEEESLAAVSSQEEAVQKLGGAQEGKDMMEDQDAAEETVVQEALDEKAVTGKEAPSAQEYGAESSKPQNLEKKLDDTVTVCQEGTQAQESLGESVKEKSQGVSEIEAESWVLETQDERQTDSVRVQKELRPQSLNLGKPADLFYETEHPDTGEENKDLESDEETPPDKIHSEGNESEEYRSDFQETMTVSSEPYLQMEEVERPKSPSSLEKQTSLLQDATEVQSKPKSEPPDSRPSLKQEETSPNKVKGNELASFLNEEEAKVGVGDSGKCETEEDEKNTVTEEKYMSLIKTCSVLSVIELSKDTEKTVFPDGEEIQKVEDKMIEEKISHQADNGAEEQMDLEPKRPETIKLTVHAVAEEETSEKDFPLNDKSEKPEPLNKEKAEDSFTEEQSSEAEKKALKSHEGSKEKSPGNDEGQTTIRDQVEEGTIILFPETDIRCEADGEEAKEDRSSKLTEPGAKESKKVGDVEYKKGYSELKPDEDNSQNTALGNKSQGSGTECNQDRSGKNDSNLCESKSNELIQDSRKLDEETSGFHIPDPSLVAVATLTTQESKQKASDQHSHGKPEEHAGKSTHGTEEMEKGETGETVDAGKGLAESEQKNEQADKKAQDTQCSDTKTETACTDMPEVPAKPIKRQGPAVPPRPSRTVPKDPGPEVAKKKHVVNLLSIHFHAYHPMIQHIH from the exons AAGCACAGCCGAGGACAGGCTCTCCTCGACATGGTGTGTGAGCACCTCAACCTTTTGGAGAAGGATTACTTCGGGTTGACGTTCTGCGATATGGACAGTCAGAAG AACTGGCTGGACCCTTCAAAGGAGATCAAGAAACAGATGCGCA CTGCCTCGTGGCATTTTGCCTTTGCGGTCAAGTTCTATCCACCAGACCCATCCCAGCTAATCGAGGACATCACCAG GTATTACTTGTGCCTGCAGCTCCGGGATGATATCTTGTCGGGCCGGCTGCCCTGCTCCTTTGTCACGCATGCTCTGCTGGGCTCATACGCCGTGCAGGCCGAGCTCGGAGACTTCGACCCGGAGGAGCACGGTGCAGACTACGCCAGCAACTTCCGCTTCGCCCCGAACCAGACCCGCGAACTGGAGGAGAGAGTGATCGAGCTGCACCGCACCTACAG ggggaTGATGCCTGCAGAGGCTGAAATCAGCTTTCTTGAAAATGCCAAGAAGCTCTCGATGTATGGAGTTGACCTGCACCATGCCAAG GACTCGGAAGGGATTGACATCATGCTGGGGGTCTGTGCCAATGGGCTGCTCATCTATAGGGACCGGCTGCGAATCAATCGTTTTGCCTGGCCCAAGATCCTCAAGATCTCCTACAAGAGAAGCAACTTCTACATCAAGATCCGGCCCGGAGAG TATGAGCAGTTTGAGAGCACCATTGGCTTCAAGCTGCCAAACCACCGGGCTGCCAAGCGTCTCTGGAAGGTCTGCATCGAGCACCACACCTTCTTTAG GCTGGTGTCCCCCGAGCCACCTCCCAAAGGATTCCTGGTAACGGGTTCCAAGTTCCGATACAGCGGGCGGACACAGACCCAAACGCGGCAGGCCAGCGCACTCATCGACAGGCCGGCCCCTACATTCGAGAGGTCAGCCAGCAAGAGGTACCTGCTGTCCCGCAGCCTGGATGGAG AGTTCTCCCGCCCAGCCTCCGTCCTCGGAGAGAACCGTGAGGGAGTGGCGCAACGCAGCGCCAGTGAGAGGCAGCGGAGACGATCGGGAGATGAGCAGGATGAGGAGAGTTCCTACAGTGCCACCTCGCCCACCAAGATCAAGGAGTTCAAG TTCCCGGACAAGACAGAGGATGTGTTGATGAAGCACCAGGCCAGCATCAATGAGCTGAAGAGAGCCTTGAAGGAACCCAACAGCAAGCTGGTCCACCGGGAAAAACGGCTTTCCGCCACCTCCCAGAAATACAGGGGCTCAACCGGGACCACGCCAGAGAAGAAGCCT TCGTCGGGagaagaggggagggaggagcCTGTGGCCACTGCTGTAGAAGGCTTCACCCAGAAGACTGTGGTATCTTCACCCGAG GGCTCTGAGGAGTGGGTATTTATTGAAAAGCATATCTCCAGCCAAGAGCTGCTGGCTGTTGCATTGAAAGATAAGAAGGAAAAGTCTTCTGCTCAGGATCAGGAGCAAGCTGTAGACTCCCTAGACAGAACAGAGGAGGAAAGCCTTGCTGCGGTAAGCTCACAGGAGGAGGCTGTTCAAAAATTAGGAGGAGCTCAAGAGGGCAAGGATATGATGGAGGACCAGGATGCTGCAGAAGAGACAGTGGTTCAGGAAGCTTTGGATGAGAAAGCAGTGACTGGCAAAGAAGCCCCCTCAGCACAAGAATATGGAGCAGAATCTTCCAAACCACAGAATCTTGAAAAAAAACTGGATGACACTGTAACTGTCTGTCAAGAGGGAACTCAAGCCCAAGAATCTTTGGGTGAATCTGTAAAAGAGAAATCACAAGGTGTTTCTGAAATAGAGGCTGAATCCTGGGTCTTGGAAACCCAAGATGAACGACAGACCGACTCTGTTAGAGTCCAGAAGGAGCTGAGACCACAAAGCCTCAACCTTGGGAAGCCTGCAGACCTGTTTTATGAGACAGAACATCCAGACACTGGAGAGGAAAATAAGGATTTGGAGAGCGATGAAGAAACACCACCAGATAAAATACACAGTGAAGGAAATGAATCTGAAGAATATAGGTCAGATTTTCAGGAGACGATGACTGTTTCATCAGAACCCTATTTGCAAATGGAAGAAGTAGAGAGACCAAAGTCACCTTCTTCCCTAGAAAAGCAGACTTCCTTACTCCAAGATGCAACCGAGGTGCAATCAAAACCAAAATCAGAACCTCCAGATTCTAGGCCATCCTTAAAGCAAGAAGAGACAAGCCCTAATAAAGTTAAAGGGAATGAACTAGCTTCCTTTCTGAATGAGGAGGAAGCAAAAGTAGGAGTTGGTGACAGTGGAAAATGTGAAACTGAGGAAGATGAGAAAAATACCGTGACAGAGGAAAAATACATGtctttaattaaaacatgctCAGTTCTGAGTGTGATAGAACTCTCCAAAGACACAGAGAAAACAGTTTTTCCAGATGGGGAGGAAATCCAGAAAGTAGAGGACAAAATGATAGAAGAGAAGATTAGTCACCAAGCAGACAATGGAGCAGAGGAACAAATGGATCTTGAGCCAAAGCGACCAGAAACAATTAAACTGACTGTGCATGCAGTAGCTGAGGAAGAAACATCCGAGAAAGACTTTCCTTTAAACGATAAATCTGAGAAGCCAGAGCCtctaaacaaagaaaaagcagAAGACTCCTTCACAGAGGAACAATCTTCTGAAGCTGAAAAGAAAGCACTCAAAAGTCATGAGGGTTCTAAAGAAAAATCTCCTGGAAATGATGAGGGACAGACTACCATTAGAGACCAGGTAGAAGAGGGCACAATCATCCTATTTCCGGAGACAGACATAAGGTGTGAAGCTGATGGCGAGGAGGCAAAGGAAGACAGGTCTTCCAAACTCACAGAACCAGGAGCAAAAGAATCCAAAAAAGTAGGAGATGTTGAATATAAGAAAGGATACTCGGAATTAAAACCAGATGAGGACAATAGTCAGAATACTGCTCTGGGAAATAAGAGCCAGGGATCAGGTACAGAATGCAATCAGGACCGTTCTGGGAAGAACGATTCGAATTTGTGTGAAAGCAAATCAAACGAGTTGATACAAGATAGCAGGAAGCTAGACGAGGAGACATCTGGTTTTCACATACCTGACCCAAGTCTAGTTGCTGTTGCCACCCTAACCACTCAGGAAAGCAAACAGAAGGCTAGCGACCAACATAGTCATGGCAAACCTGAGGAACATGCCGGCAAGTCAACCCATGGGACAGAAGAAATGGAGAAAGGGGAGACTGGAGAGACCGTGGATGCTGGGAAGGGTCTTGCAGAGTctgaacaaaaaaatgaacaggCTGACAAAAAAGCACAGGACACCCAGTGCTCAGACACCAAGACCGAGACAGCCTGTACAGATATGCCAGAGGTTCCGGCAAAACCAATAAAGCGCCAGGGGCCTGCTGTGCCCCCCAGACCCAGCCGAACTGTCCCCAAGGACCCTGGCCCAGAAGTGGCAAAGAAAAAACATGTGGTAAATCTGCTTAGCATCCACTTCCATGCGTACCATCCGATGATACAGCATAtccattaa